A segment of the Calderihabitans maritimus genome:
ACCGGCGGCTATTACTGAAAGGTCGGCAAACACCGCGGAGTTCATACTGATTGAGCCGGGATACTCCTTGGTGGCTCCAGCCATATTGGCCCCAGCTACCATCCCCTGTTCCGTGGCATTAGGCCAGATGGCATTAAGCCGGTATTCTTCCCGGGCGAGGTCATAGCTCAGGGCCACGTCCCCGGCAGCATATACATCGGAAACTGAAGTGGCCTGTTGCCGGTTGACCTGTAAGGGGTCCCCAGCGTGTTTTACTAGACCGGATTCCGTTAGAAAACCTGTATTGGGCCTAACCCCTTTACCAACTAACACCAGCCTGGCTGGTAACTTGTCTCCACAGGCCAACTGAACTCCGGATACTTGATTGCTGCCGTCGGCTTCTATGGCAGATACTGCCATTCCTTTTAAAAACTTAATGCCTAGCTCGGTCAACTTTTGTTCCACCATAGCCGCTGCGGTTGCATCAAGCACCTGGGACATTACCTGGTTGGATGTAACCACCACAGTCACATCTACTCCCCGGCGGCACAATGCATAGGCGGCCTTTAAACTGACCAAACCCCCACCCAGAACTACCGCCTGTTTTCCCTTGGTAGCCCGGGCGGCAATGGCCTTGGCATCATCCAGAGTCCTCAGGCCAAAAACTCCCCGGCTGTCAATTCCCGGTATGTTGGGCATTTGGGGAGAGGCCCCGGAAGCCACCAGTAGTTTGGTATAAGAAAAGGCATCCCCTTTTTGGGTAACTACCTGTTTTTTGTCCAGGTCTACTCCAATCACTTTCTGGTTCAGTTGCAGGTCTATCCCCAGCCGTTGGTAGAAGTCGTGAGGGCGCAAGTACATCTGCTGCTCGGTAACCTGCCCCCCAATGTAGTAAGAGGTGAGGCAGCGGGAGTAAGCAGGGTAGGGTTCATCGCTGATAA
Coding sequences within it:
- a CDS encoding NAD(P)/FAD-dependent oxidoreductase, with protein sequence MAYVIIGNSAAGLFAAEAIRQHDREQPLIIISDEPYPAYSRCLTSYYIGGQVTEQQMYLRPHDFYQRLGIDLQLNQKVIGVDLDKKQVVTQKGDAFSYTKLLVASGASPQMPNIPGIDSRGVFGLRTLDDAKAIAARATKGKQAVVLGGGLVSLKAAYALCRRGVDVTVVVTSNQVMSQVLDATAAAMVEQKLTELGIKFLKGMAVSAIEADGSNQVSGVQLACGDKLPARLVLVGKGVRPNTGFLTESGLVKHAGDPLQVNRQQATSVSDVYAAGDVALSYDLAREEYRLNAIWPNATEQGMVAGANMAGATKEYPGSISMNSAVFADLSVIAAGITRPQENDYRVLTDGNPQKGYYRKLVLADDRLVGYILAGDTSRAGLYTGLIKKRHSIKNLSELLQEKPRSWISLAGLVGTNRDNSLLHLIKFGDGT